The genomic region CTCTAATTTCTATAGGGGAATTAATGGAAGGTTATTTTCAAGATTGGATGATTAACATTCAAACATTATTAGACAATATCCAATACTCAAATAGAGAACAATTTCGCTTGACATTCAAGAGTGTAGAAGATGAAAAAATCAGAGGAATTGAAGATGAAATTGAAGAAATAAAAGAAATAAAAGGTAAAATTGAAAAAATAGGAGATGATAATGAACTTTGGAAACAAGGCGAGAAGTTGTGGGAGTTATTGTCACGCGAGAAGTTGTGGAGTTTATTGTCACCAGAAGATCGCCAATATATCTATTGTCCTAAGATTGCTGCCAAAGACTTAACAGACTATGTCGACTATCCCGTGGCGTTAATGGTGGGAATCATGAAGAAACCCAATAGTCAGAAGTTATTAATTATGATTCGTGTTCTTCCTCTAGAGTCTCAACAATTACCAACCAATTTACTTCCCCAGGGAATAAAACTTACCATTACTGATCTATCAGACAACGAAATTATCAAAGTTGTGGAATCCCAGGAGGGGAACATTTTCATACAGTATAAATTCCTTGCAGATCTAGATGATAAGTTTAGTGTTGGTGTTGAGATAAATAACCGGAATTTTACACAAGAATTCCTAGTTTAGTCAACAATTCAAATCTCAGGATGATAAAACTCATAATCCTGAGATTTTAGCTATCCCTGGAGGTTAATACAATTGCTAAGTAGGGAGGCACAATTATTTATAGGATGGGTCGAGTAACGAGACCCGTGGGGGTGTTGGGTTTCATACTTCAACCCAACCTACGTTCATCTCATATTTAATTCCACCTACCTACTTAATACAATTGCTATAAGTGCAGCTATTATACGCTTGTATTAAGAAAATCAACATTTTTACTTAGAATTAGCCCGATTCTATTCTTTGCGCAGCTGTTTTAAAATCGTATTGCTCTTCTTTTATTACCAAGTCTATGTTTTTATGTTTTTCCT from Cylindrospermopsis curvispora GIHE-G1 harbors:
- a CDS encoding DUF1822 family protein, which encodes MTNSISIELTDEYRQQAYVFARKQRNQKRAEEVYRNTLVVLATKNFLDILGINNDLSKGFSWNFLGQQIGDIADLYLPDFKQSIECRVIRKTESKCHIPQEVQSDRLGYLFIELDDSYETAEIIGFVPQVSVSELPRSYFQGLDLFLEHLDKVSGKSLISIGELMEGYFQDWMINIQTLLDNIQYSNREQFRLTFKSVEDEKIRGIEDEIEEIKEIKGKIEKIGDDNELWKQGEKLWELLSREKLWSLLSPEDRQYIYCPKIAAKDLTDYVDYPVALMVGIMKKPNSQKLLIMIRVLPLESQQLPTNLLPQGIKLTITDLSDNEIIKVVESQEGNIFIQYKFLADLDDKFSVGVEINNRNFTQEFLV